A section of the Tenrec ecaudatus isolate mTenEca1 chromosome 10, mTenEca1.hap1, whole genome shotgun sequence genome encodes:
- the TUBD1 gene encoding tubulin delta chain isoform X1, producing the protein MSILTVQLGQCGNQIGFEVFDALFSDSYCSQGLCSKKENEAYQASCKERFFSEERNGDLVARAVLVDMEPKVISQTLSKASQAGRWKYSQHACFCQKQGSGNNWAYGYSVHGPRHAESIMNLIQKEVEKCDSLSGFSIIMSMAGGTGSGLGTFITQKLQDQFPNSLKMNQVVWPYGTGEVIVQNYNSILTLSRLYRSSDALLVHENDAIHKICEKRMNIRQISFSDINQVLAHQLGSMFQPTYSAEGSFHYRRNPLGDLMENLVPHPEFKMLGVRSIPQMSENSLAYSTFTWAGLLKHLRQMLISNANVEEGINWQVRPPVSGLPPLGKTPFTRELHLNTSIANLVILRGKDVQSADLGGLKDPALYTSWLAPVDAFNVWKTQRAFNKYEKSATLVSNSQFLVKPLDLIVGKAWNMFASKAYIHQYTKFGIEEEDFLDSFSLLEQVISSYCNL; encoded by the exons ATGTCAATACTAACAGTGCAACTGGGTCAGTGCGGCAATCAGATTGGTTTCGAAGTGTTTGATGCTTTATTTAGTGATTCATACTGTTCACAGGGTCTCTGCTCTAAGAAAGAGAATGAGGCATATCAAGCATCTTGCAAAGAAAGATTCTTCAGTGAGGAGAGAAATGGAG ATCTAGTTGCCCGGGCAGTCCTTGTTGACATGGAACCTAAAGTTATCAGTCAGACACTTTCGAAGGCTTCCCAGGCTGGCCGATGGAAATATAGTCAGCATGCTTGCTTCTGTCAAAAACAAGGTTCAGGAAACAACTGGGCATATGG GTACTCTGTACATGGACCCAGACATGCAGAATCTATAATGAATCTAATTCAAAAAGAAGTAGAGAAGTGTGATTCTTTGAGTGGTTTTTCCATCATAATGAGTATGGCTGGGGGCACAGGATCGGGCCTGGGAACTTTCATTACCCAGAAGTTACAAGATCAGTTCCCAAACTCCTTGAAAATGAATCAGGTCGTGTGGCCTTATGGAACTGGTGAG GTtattgtccagaactacaattccaTTTTGACTCTTTCTCGCTTGTACCGATCTTCAGATGCCCTCCTTGTCCACGAGAACGATGCTATCCACAAGATCTGTGAGAAACGGATGAATATCAGACAGATCTCTTTTAGCGATATAAATCAAGTTCTCGCACATCAGCTGGGAAGTATGTTCCAGCCAACTTACTCTGCTGAGGGCTCATTTCACTATAGAAGAAACCCATTGG GAGACTTAATGGAGAATCTAGTTCCCCACCCTGAATTCAAGATGCTGGGTGTGCGGAGCATTCCTCAAATGTCTGAGAACTCACTGGCGTACAGCACATTTACTTGGGCAGGCCTCCTCAAGCATTTGAGACAGATGCTCATTTCTAATGCAAACGTGGAAGAAG GTATCAACTGGCAAGTACGGCCACCTGTATCAGGACTGCCTCCTCTTGGCAAAACACCTTTCACCAGGGAGCTTCATTTGAACACTTCTATTGCTAACTTGGTCATCCTTCGTGGCAAAGATGTGCAAAGTGCAGATCTGG GGGGATTGAAAGATCCAGCCCTCTATACTTCCTGGTTAGCACCTGTTGATGCTTTTAATGTATGGAAAACTCAACGAGCCTTCAACAAGTATGAGAAGTCTGCCACATTGGTCAGCAACAGCCAGTTCTTAGTCAAGCCACTTGATCTGATTGTCGGCAAAGCGTGGAATATGTTTGCTTCAAA
- the TUBD1 gene encoding tubulin delta chain isoform X2, with amino-acid sequence MEPKVISQTLSKASQAGRWKYSQHACFCQKQGSGNNWAYGYSVHGPRHAESIMNLIQKEVEKCDSLSGFSIIMSMAGGTGSGLGTFITQKLQDQFPNSLKMNQVVWPYGTGEVIVQNYNSILTLSRLYRSSDALLVHENDAIHKICEKRMNIRQISFSDINQVLAHQLGSMFQPTYSAEGSFHYRRNPLGDLMENLVPHPEFKMLGVRSIPQMSENSLAYSTFTWAGLLKHLRQMLISNANVEEGINWQVRPPVSGLPPLGKTPFTRELHLNTSIANLVILRGKDVQSADLGGLKDPALYTSWLAPVDAFNVWKTQRAFNKYEKSATLVSNSQFLVKPLDLIVGKAWNMFASKAYIHQYTKFGIEEEDFLDSFSLLEQVISSYCNL; translated from the exons ATGGAACCTAAAGTTATCAGTCAGACACTTTCGAAGGCTTCCCAGGCTGGCCGATGGAAATATAGTCAGCATGCTTGCTTCTGTCAAAAACAAGGTTCAGGAAACAACTGGGCATATGG GTACTCTGTACATGGACCCAGACATGCAGAATCTATAATGAATCTAATTCAAAAAGAAGTAGAGAAGTGTGATTCTTTGAGTGGTTTTTCCATCATAATGAGTATGGCTGGGGGCACAGGATCGGGCCTGGGAACTTTCATTACCCAGAAGTTACAAGATCAGTTCCCAAACTCCTTGAAAATGAATCAGGTCGTGTGGCCTTATGGAACTGGTGAG GTtattgtccagaactacaattccaTTTTGACTCTTTCTCGCTTGTACCGATCTTCAGATGCCCTCCTTGTCCACGAGAACGATGCTATCCACAAGATCTGTGAGAAACGGATGAATATCAGACAGATCTCTTTTAGCGATATAAATCAAGTTCTCGCACATCAGCTGGGAAGTATGTTCCAGCCAACTTACTCTGCTGAGGGCTCATTTCACTATAGAAGAAACCCATTGG GAGACTTAATGGAGAATCTAGTTCCCCACCCTGAATTCAAGATGCTGGGTGTGCGGAGCATTCCTCAAATGTCTGAGAACTCACTGGCGTACAGCACATTTACTTGGGCAGGCCTCCTCAAGCATTTGAGACAGATGCTCATTTCTAATGCAAACGTGGAAGAAG GTATCAACTGGCAAGTACGGCCACCTGTATCAGGACTGCCTCCTCTTGGCAAAACACCTTTCACCAGGGAGCTTCATTTGAACACTTCTATTGCTAACTTGGTCATCCTTCGTGGCAAAGATGTGCAAAGTGCAGATCTGG GGGGATTGAAAGATCCAGCCCTCTATACTTCCTGGTTAGCACCTGTTGATGCTTTTAATGTATGGAAAACTCAACGAGCCTTCAACAAGTATGAGAAGTCTGCCACATTGGTCAGCAACAGCCAGTTCTTAGTCAAGCCACTTGATCTGATTGTCGGCAAAGCGTGGAATATGTTTGCTTCAAA